In the genome of Misgurnus anguillicaudatus chromosome 11, ASM2758022v2, whole genome shotgun sequence, one region contains:
- the fbln5 gene encoding fibulin-5 isoform X4 encodes MLTVLICMMSCIHSGISQTCSDGFAYDRRTRQCIDVDECRTLPDPCRGDMVCVNQNGGYLCMPRGLYSQSYARASPRSYPEPSYPEESYPVDRSVGYSEPFAPNPPPLLPGPVPGPSYPIVSRSAPCVLGYTIGADGTCVDVDECEAESHQCNPTQVCINTAGGYTCSCTEGYWLVSGQCQDIDECRYGYCQQLCANHPGSYSCSCGPGYLLNSDVRTCQDVDECETDRCAHGCLNTYGSFMCTCDEGFELASDGTTCNDLDECSFSDFLCQHTCINTPGSYSCVCPPGYYVYEDGRTCEDHNECESGNNTCLAEQVCFNFQGGYTCLNPLRCDPPYIELSDNQCMCSAENPACRERPFTILYRHMDLSSGRSVPVDIFQMQATTRYPGAFYIFQIKSGNEGREFYMRQTSNISATLVLARPIKGPKTIVLDLEMVTVNNVINFRGSSIIRLTVFVSEHPF; translated from the exons aTGTTGACAGTTTTAATATGTATGATGTCCTGTATTCACTCCGGTATAAGTCAG ACGTGCTCAGATGGATTTGCTTATGACCGCCGCACCAGACAGTGCATTG ACGTTGATGAGTGCAGGACGCTGCCAGACCCGTGCCGGGGTGACATGGTGTGCGTAAATCAAAACGGTGGTTACCTGTGCATGCCGCGCGGCCTTTACTCCCAATCCTACGCACGCGCCAGTCCGCGTTCCTATCCTGAGCCATCCTATCCTGAAGAGTCATACCCTGTTGATAGATCAGTGGGATATTCAGAACCGTTTGCTCCTAATCCTCCTCCTCTGTTACCTGGACCTGTCCCTGGTCCGAGCTATCCAATAGTGAGCAGGTCGGCGCCCTGCGTCCTTGGATACACGATTGGTGCTGATGGCACGTGTGTTGATG TTGATGAATGTGAAGCTGAATCACATCAGTGTAACCCGACTCAGGTATGTATAAATACAGCCGGTGGATACACTTGCTCGTGCACTGAGGGTTACTGGCTGGTGAGTGGACAGTGCCAAG ACATTGATGAGTGTCGCTATGGTTACTGCCAGCAGTTGTGTGCTAACCACCCTGGTTCATACTCCTGCTCCTGTGGCCCTGGTTATCTCCTCAACAGTGATGTCAGAACTTGCCAAGATG TGGATGAGTGTGAAACAGACCGTTGTGCTCACGGCTGTTTGAACACATACGGTTCTTTCATGTGTACCTGTGATGAGGGGTTCGAGCTCGCCTCTGATGGAACCACCTGTAACG ATCTGGACGAGTGCAGTTTCTCCGACTTTCTGTGCCAGCACACGTGCATCAACACACCTGGTTCATACTCCTGTGTCTGTCCACCTGGATATTATGTGTATGAGGATGGAAGGACTTGTGAGG ACCACAATGAATGTGAGTCCGGTAACAACACTTGTCTGGCAGAGCAAGTGTGTTTCAATTTCCAAGGAGGCTACACATGTCTGAACCCTTTGAGATGTGATCCACCTTACATAGAGCTCAGTGATAA TCAGTGCATGTGTTCTGCGGAGAACCCAGCCTGTCGGGAACGACCCTTTACTATCCTATACAGGCATATGGATTTGTCTTCTGGTCGCAGCGTTCCTGTCGATATATTTCAGATGCAGGCCACCACACGCTATCCTGGAGCATTTTACATCTTTCAGATCAAGTCTGGAAATGAGGGGCGAGAGTTTTACATGCGG CAAACCAGTAATATCAGTGCAACACTTGTTCTGGCCCGACCCATTAAAGGACCAAAAACGATTGTTCTTGACCTGGAGATGGTTACCGTCAACAACGTCATCAACTTCCGAGGCAGTTCCATCATCCGTCTCACAGTATTTGTCTCTGAACATCCATTCTAA
- the fbln5 gene encoding fibulin-5 isoform X3, with protein MLTVLICMMSCIHSGISQSTCSDGFAYDRRTRQCIDVDECRTLPDPCRGDMVCVNQNGGYLCMPRGLYSQSYARASPRSYPEPSYPEESYPVDRSVGYSEPFAPNPPPLLPGPVPGPSYPIVSRSAPCVLGYTIGADGTCVDVDECEAESHQCNPTQVCINTAGGYTCSCTEGYWLVSGQCQDIDECRYGYCQQLCANHPGSYSCSCGPGYLLNSDVRTCQDVDECETDRCAHGCLNTYGSFMCTCDEGFELASDGTTCNDLDECSFSDFLCQHTCINTPGSYSCVCPPGYYVYEDGRTCEDHNECESGNNTCLAEQVCFNFQGGYTCLNPLRCDPPYIELSDNQCMCSAENPACRERPFTILYRHMDLSSGRSVPVDIFQMQATTRYPGAFYIFQIKSGNEGREFYMRQTSNISATLVLARPIKGPKTIVLDLEMVTVNNVINFRGSSIIRLTVFVSEHPF; from the exons aTGTTGACAGTTTTAATATGTATGATGTCCTGTATTCACTCCGGTATAAGTCAG TCGACGTGCTCAGATGGATTTGCTTATGACCGCCGCACCAGACAGTGCATTG ACGTTGATGAGTGCAGGACGCTGCCAGACCCGTGCCGGGGTGACATGGTGTGCGTAAATCAAAACGGTGGTTACCTGTGCATGCCGCGCGGCCTTTACTCCCAATCCTACGCACGCGCCAGTCCGCGTTCCTATCCTGAGCCATCCTATCCTGAAGAGTCATACCCTGTTGATAGATCAGTGGGATATTCAGAACCGTTTGCTCCTAATCCTCCTCCTCTGTTACCTGGACCTGTCCCTGGTCCGAGCTATCCAATAGTGAGCAGGTCGGCGCCCTGCGTCCTTGGATACACGATTGGTGCTGATGGCACGTGTGTTGATG TTGATGAATGTGAAGCTGAATCACATCAGTGTAACCCGACTCAGGTATGTATAAATACAGCCGGTGGATACACTTGCTCGTGCACTGAGGGTTACTGGCTGGTGAGTGGACAGTGCCAAG ACATTGATGAGTGTCGCTATGGTTACTGCCAGCAGTTGTGTGCTAACCACCCTGGTTCATACTCCTGCTCCTGTGGCCCTGGTTATCTCCTCAACAGTGATGTCAGAACTTGCCAAGATG TGGATGAGTGTGAAACAGACCGTTGTGCTCACGGCTGTTTGAACACATACGGTTCTTTCATGTGTACCTGTGATGAGGGGTTCGAGCTCGCCTCTGATGGAACCACCTGTAACG ATCTGGACGAGTGCAGTTTCTCCGACTTTCTGTGCCAGCACACGTGCATCAACACACCTGGTTCATACTCCTGTGTCTGTCCACCTGGATATTATGTGTATGAGGATGGAAGGACTTGTGAGG ACCACAATGAATGTGAGTCCGGTAACAACACTTGTCTGGCAGAGCAAGTGTGTTTCAATTTCCAAGGAGGCTACACATGTCTGAACCCTTTGAGATGTGATCCACCTTACATAGAGCTCAGTGATAA TCAGTGCATGTGTTCTGCGGAGAACCCAGCCTGTCGGGAACGACCCTTTACTATCCTATACAGGCATATGGATTTGTCTTCTGGTCGCAGCGTTCCTGTCGATATATTTCAGATGCAGGCCACCACACGCTATCCTGGAGCATTTTACATCTTTCAGATCAAGTCTGGAAATGAGGGGCGAGAGTTTTACATGCGG CAAACCAGTAATATCAGTGCAACACTTGTTCTGGCCCGACCCATTAAAGGACCAAAAACGATTGTTCTTGACCTGGAGATGGTTACCGTCAACAACGTCATCAACTTCCGAGGCAGTTCCATCATCCGTCTCACAGTATTTGTCTCTGAACATCCATTCTAA
- the fbln5 gene encoding fibulin-5 isoform X2, whose product MLFELRGLSLSTNKRMLTVLICMMSCIHSGISQTCSDGFAYDRRTRQCIDVDECRTLPDPCRGDMVCVNQNGGYLCMPRGLYSQSYARASPRSYPEPSYPEESYPVDRSVGYSEPFAPNPPPLLPGPVPGPSYPIVSRSAPCVLGYTIGADGTCVDVDECEAESHQCNPTQVCINTAGGYTCSCTEGYWLVSGQCQDIDECRYGYCQQLCANHPGSYSCSCGPGYLLNSDVRTCQDVDECETDRCAHGCLNTYGSFMCTCDEGFELASDGTTCNDLDECSFSDFLCQHTCINTPGSYSCVCPPGYYVYEDGRTCEDHNECESGNNTCLAEQVCFNFQGGYTCLNPLRCDPPYIELSDNQCMCSAENPACRERPFTILYRHMDLSSGRSVPVDIFQMQATTRYPGAFYIFQIKSGNEGREFYMRQTSNISATLVLARPIKGPKTIVLDLEMVTVNNVINFRGSSIIRLTVFVSEHPF is encoded by the exons atgttatttgaACTACGTGGCTTGAGTTTGTCGACAAACAAAAG aaTGTTGACAGTTTTAATATGTATGATGTCCTGTATTCACTCCGGTATAAGTCAG ACGTGCTCAGATGGATTTGCTTATGACCGCCGCACCAGACAGTGCATTG ACGTTGATGAGTGCAGGACGCTGCCAGACCCGTGCCGGGGTGACATGGTGTGCGTAAATCAAAACGGTGGTTACCTGTGCATGCCGCGCGGCCTTTACTCCCAATCCTACGCACGCGCCAGTCCGCGTTCCTATCCTGAGCCATCCTATCCTGAAGAGTCATACCCTGTTGATAGATCAGTGGGATATTCAGAACCGTTTGCTCCTAATCCTCCTCCTCTGTTACCTGGACCTGTCCCTGGTCCGAGCTATCCAATAGTGAGCAGGTCGGCGCCCTGCGTCCTTGGATACACGATTGGTGCTGATGGCACGTGTGTTGATG TTGATGAATGTGAAGCTGAATCACATCAGTGTAACCCGACTCAGGTATGTATAAATACAGCCGGTGGATACACTTGCTCGTGCACTGAGGGTTACTGGCTGGTGAGTGGACAGTGCCAAG ACATTGATGAGTGTCGCTATGGTTACTGCCAGCAGTTGTGTGCTAACCACCCTGGTTCATACTCCTGCTCCTGTGGCCCTGGTTATCTCCTCAACAGTGATGTCAGAACTTGCCAAGATG TGGATGAGTGTGAAACAGACCGTTGTGCTCACGGCTGTTTGAACACATACGGTTCTTTCATGTGTACCTGTGATGAGGGGTTCGAGCTCGCCTCTGATGGAACCACCTGTAACG ATCTGGACGAGTGCAGTTTCTCCGACTTTCTGTGCCAGCACACGTGCATCAACACACCTGGTTCATACTCCTGTGTCTGTCCACCTGGATATTATGTGTATGAGGATGGAAGGACTTGTGAGG ACCACAATGAATGTGAGTCCGGTAACAACACTTGTCTGGCAGAGCAAGTGTGTTTCAATTTCCAAGGAGGCTACACATGTCTGAACCCTTTGAGATGTGATCCACCTTACATAGAGCTCAGTGATAA TCAGTGCATGTGTTCTGCGGAGAACCCAGCCTGTCGGGAACGACCCTTTACTATCCTATACAGGCATATGGATTTGTCTTCTGGTCGCAGCGTTCCTGTCGATATATTTCAGATGCAGGCCACCACACGCTATCCTGGAGCATTTTACATCTTTCAGATCAAGTCTGGAAATGAGGGGCGAGAGTTTTACATGCGG CAAACCAGTAATATCAGTGCAACACTTGTTCTGGCCCGACCCATTAAAGGACCAAAAACGATTGTTCTTGACCTGGAGATGGTTACCGTCAACAACGTCATCAACTTCCGAGGCAGTTCCATCATCCGTCTCACAGTATTTGTCTCTGAACATCCATTCTAA
- the fbln5 gene encoding fibulin-5 isoform X1: MLFELRGLSLSTNKRMLTVLICMMSCIHSGISQSTCSDGFAYDRRTRQCIDVDECRTLPDPCRGDMVCVNQNGGYLCMPRGLYSQSYARASPRSYPEPSYPEESYPVDRSVGYSEPFAPNPPPLLPGPVPGPSYPIVSRSAPCVLGYTIGADGTCVDVDECEAESHQCNPTQVCINTAGGYTCSCTEGYWLVSGQCQDIDECRYGYCQQLCANHPGSYSCSCGPGYLLNSDVRTCQDVDECETDRCAHGCLNTYGSFMCTCDEGFELASDGTTCNDLDECSFSDFLCQHTCINTPGSYSCVCPPGYYVYEDGRTCEDHNECESGNNTCLAEQVCFNFQGGYTCLNPLRCDPPYIELSDNQCMCSAENPACRERPFTILYRHMDLSSGRSVPVDIFQMQATTRYPGAFYIFQIKSGNEGREFYMRQTSNISATLVLARPIKGPKTIVLDLEMVTVNNVINFRGSSIIRLTVFVSEHPF, encoded by the exons atgttatttgaACTACGTGGCTTGAGTTTGTCGACAAACAAAAG aaTGTTGACAGTTTTAATATGTATGATGTCCTGTATTCACTCCGGTATAAGTCAG TCGACGTGCTCAGATGGATTTGCTTATGACCGCCGCACCAGACAGTGCATTG ACGTTGATGAGTGCAGGACGCTGCCAGACCCGTGCCGGGGTGACATGGTGTGCGTAAATCAAAACGGTGGTTACCTGTGCATGCCGCGCGGCCTTTACTCCCAATCCTACGCACGCGCCAGTCCGCGTTCCTATCCTGAGCCATCCTATCCTGAAGAGTCATACCCTGTTGATAGATCAGTGGGATATTCAGAACCGTTTGCTCCTAATCCTCCTCCTCTGTTACCTGGACCTGTCCCTGGTCCGAGCTATCCAATAGTGAGCAGGTCGGCGCCCTGCGTCCTTGGATACACGATTGGTGCTGATGGCACGTGTGTTGATG TTGATGAATGTGAAGCTGAATCACATCAGTGTAACCCGACTCAGGTATGTATAAATACAGCCGGTGGATACACTTGCTCGTGCACTGAGGGTTACTGGCTGGTGAGTGGACAGTGCCAAG ACATTGATGAGTGTCGCTATGGTTACTGCCAGCAGTTGTGTGCTAACCACCCTGGTTCATACTCCTGCTCCTGTGGCCCTGGTTATCTCCTCAACAGTGATGTCAGAACTTGCCAAGATG TGGATGAGTGTGAAACAGACCGTTGTGCTCACGGCTGTTTGAACACATACGGTTCTTTCATGTGTACCTGTGATGAGGGGTTCGAGCTCGCCTCTGATGGAACCACCTGTAACG ATCTGGACGAGTGCAGTTTCTCCGACTTTCTGTGCCAGCACACGTGCATCAACACACCTGGTTCATACTCCTGTGTCTGTCCACCTGGATATTATGTGTATGAGGATGGAAGGACTTGTGAGG ACCACAATGAATGTGAGTCCGGTAACAACACTTGTCTGGCAGAGCAAGTGTGTTTCAATTTCCAAGGAGGCTACACATGTCTGAACCCTTTGAGATGTGATCCACCTTACATAGAGCTCAGTGATAA TCAGTGCATGTGTTCTGCGGAGAACCCAGCCTGTCGGGAACGACCCTTTACTATCCTATACAGGCATATGGATTTGTCTTCTGGTCGCAGCGTTCCTGTCGATATATTTCAGATGCAGGCCACCACACGCTATCCTGGAGCATTTTACATCTTTCAGATCAAGTCTGGAAATGAGGGGCGAGAGTTTTACATGCGG CAAACCAGTAATATCAGTGCAACACTTGTTCTGGCCCGACCCATTAAAGGACCAAAAACGATTGTTCTTGACCTGGAGATGGTTACCGTCAACAACGTCATCAACTTCCGAGGCAGTTCCATCATCCGTCTCACAGTATTTGTCTCTGAACATCCATTCTAA